TCTCATATATCTCGGCTCTTGCTCGGGTGACGGACCCAATTCACCCATACCGACCCTCCTTGATCATCAAACTCACGGTAAGCACATCATAGTTGACCTCGCCTAGCCATACCATCCCCAAATCTGTAAAATAGCCCCATGTCACTTTCCCTCGGCATCGTCGGCCTGCCCAACGTCGGCAAATCCACCCTCTTCAACGCGCTCACCAAGAACAATGTCTTGGCGGCCAACTACCCCTTTGCCACCATCGAGCCCAACGTCGGCATCGTGGCCCCACCCGATCCCCGCCTCGCAGCCCTCGCCGAGCTCTACCACACCGAGAAAATCGTGCCCGCCACGGTCACCTTCGTCGATATCGCCGGCATCGTACGCGGCGCCAGCGAGGGCCAGGGCATGGGCAACAAATTCCTCAGCCACATCCGCGAAGCCAGCGCCATCGTGCAGGTCGTGCGCGCCTTCTCTGACCCCAATGTGCTGCACGTCGACGGTGACCCCAATCCCCTGCGCGACATCGAAACCATCAACACCGAGCTCATCCTCGCCGATCTCGCCACCGTCGACGCCCGCCTGCGCCGGCTCGAAGGCGACGCCAAGCGCGACCCCAAAACCTTCGGACAGGTCCTCGAAATCACTCAAAAAGCTCGCGAAATTCTCGACCACGGACAGCTCCTCGGCAGCGCCGGCCTCGATCTTGATTTGCTCAAAGACCTAAATTTACTCTCTGCCAAGCCATTTATTTTTGTGTTCAACATTGATGAACAAGATTTGAACAATAAAATTATGCAAAATGATCTGGCCAAATTAGTCGCTCCTGCCAGCAGTATTTTCTTGTGCGCACAGATCGAAGCCGAGCTCATTGACCTCCCGAACGACGAAGCCCAAGAGCTGCTCGCCGAGCTCGGCAGCACCCAATCTGGCCTCGACCAACTCGCCCACGCCGGCTTTGGCACACTCGGCCTGCAGACATACCTCACCGCCGGCCCCAAAGAAGTCCGCGCCTGGACCATCCCCCGCGATGCCACCGCCCCCGAAGCCGCCGGCGTCATTCACACCGATTTTCAAAAAGGCTTTATCAAAGCCGAAATCGTCAGCTACGACGACCTCATGGCCGCCGGCTCCCTGCCCGCTGCCCGCGCCGCCGGCAAGGCGCGGCTGGAAGGCAAAGATTACCTCATGCAAGACGGCGACGTAGTCGAATTCCGCTTTAATG
This portion of the Candidatus Saccharimonadia bacterium genome encodes:
- the ychF gene encoding redox-regulated ATPase YchF; this translates as MSLSLGIVGLPNVGKSTLFNALTKNNVLAANYPFATIEPNVGIVAPPDPRLAALAELYHTEKIVPATVTFVDIAGIVRGASEGQGMGNKFLSHIREASAIVQVVRAFSDPNVLHVDGDPNPLRDIETINTELILADLATVDARLRRLEGDAKRDPKTFGQVLEITQKAREILDHGQLLGSAGLDLDLLKDLNLLSAKPFIFVFNIDEQDLNNKIMQNDLAKLVAPASSIFLCAQIEAELIDLPNDEAQELLAELGSTQSGLDQLAHAGFGTLGLQTYLTAGPKEVRAWTIPRDATAPEAAGVIHTDFQKGFIKAEIVSYDDLMAAGSLPAARAAGKARLEGKDYLMQDGDVVEFRFNV